Proteins found in one Amycolatopsis aidingensis genomic segment:
- a CDS encoding iron-siderophore ABC transporter substrate-binding protein, protein MFVDTPTRTARKRWPAAFAGLLLAAVLAGCGGTEDSSTGDAPADGQGGAFPVTVEHKYGTTEIPSAPQRVVTLGLSDQDAALALGVKPVGAVDWFKERPYGKWPWTKELWGDTRPEIVGERDEYDMEKIAELNPDLIIAQYSGMQQEQYDTLSQRWPVVAQPKGHENYQAPWQEMTRAIGAALGKADEAEQLITEIDQRFARVREEHPEWAGKTVAVGEPYEPGKFSAFSPNDPKMVFLTEMGFTVDEEYKQAVGSQNVADFSFERFDLVDVDRLVWLVGTPEVEQQLKADPLYQKLAVSREDRDLFLPYENPDIGAALSFNTVLSIPYAIDQVVPMLEDVQ, encoded by the coding sequence ATGTTCGTTGACACCCCCACCCGCACGGCGCGAAAGCGGTGGCCCGCCGCCTTCGCGGGCCTACTGCTCGCCGCGGTGCTCGCCGGCTGCGGCGGCACGGAGGACTCCTCGACCGGGGACGCCCCCGCGGACGGTCAGGGCGGCGCCTTCCCGGTCACGGTGGAGCACAAGTACGGCACGACGGAAATTCCGTCCGCGCCGCAGCGGGTTGTCACTCTTGGTCTATCCGATCAGGACGCTGCGCTGGCGCTGGGGGTGAAGCCGGTCGGCGCGGTCGACTGGTTCAAGGAGCGTCCCTACGGCAAGTGGCCGTGGACGAAGGAACTCTGGGGCGACACGCGGCCGGAGATCGTGGGTGAGCGGGACGAGTACGACATGGAGAAGATCGCGGAGCTGAATCCGGATCTGATCATCGCGCAGTACTCCGGTATGCAGCAGGAGCAGTACGACACCCTGTCCCAGCGCTGGCCGGTGGTGGCCCAGCCCAAGGGGCACGAGAACTACCAGGCACCCTGGCAGGAGATGACCCGCGCCATCGGCGCCGCGCTCGGCAAGGCCGACGAGGCCGAGCAGCTGATCACCGAGATCGACCAGCGGTTCGCGCGGGTGCGTGAGGAGCACCCGGAATGGGCCGGCAAGACGGTCGCCGTCGGTGAGCCCTACGAGCCGGGCAAGTTCTCGGCGTTCTCGCCCAACGACCCGAAGATGGTGTTCCTCACCGAGATGGGCTTCACCGTCGACGAGGAGTACAAGCAGGCCGTCGGTTCGCAGAACGTGGCCGACTTCAGCTTCGAGCGGTTCGATCTGGTCGATGTGGACCGGCTGGTGTGGCTGGTCGGTACCCCCGAGGTCGAGCAGCAGCTCAAGGCCGACCCGCTGTACCAGAAGCTGGCGGTGTCGCGGGAGGACCGCGATCTGTTCCTGCCGTACGAGAACCCGGACATCGGTGCGGCGCTGTCCTTCAACACGGTGCTCAGCATCCCGTACGCCATCGACCAGGTGGTGCCGATGCTCGAGGACGTGCAGTAG
- a CDS encoding lysine N(6)-hydroxylase/L-ornithine N(5)-oxygenase family protein: MSQALLSDETPVYDLLGVGFGPSNLALAIAVTEHNAHAADAEAVTAHFLERQPEFGWHRGMLIDDATMQVSFLKDLVTLRNPASEFSFLCYLQSKGRLVDFVNHKTLFPLRAEFHDYFQWAAARLDDEVAYGHEVVAVRPVYGRDIGDGANGGDEIVYFDVESRTGVGMRETAFWRARNLVVATGLRPNLPEGVTRGERIWHNSELLHRVDHLGEREPVRFVVVGAGQSAAEVTAFLHGRFAGAEVCSVFTRYGYSPSDDSPFANRIFDPDAVDAFYAAPEEVKQRLLDYHGNTNYSVVDLDLIDDLYRRMYQEKVLGTQRLRLFNVSHPVQVTETASGVRATVESLTTGERTELDADVVVYATGYRPDDPLTELGELGRYCLRDDRGRALVDRDYRVHTAPGVRPGVYLQGGGTEHSHGITSSLLSNNAVRAGEILRSITDRIPSRAKGVTRVRPRYAVSGTASG; the protein is encoded by the coding sequence ATGTCACAGGCACTTCTGAGCGACGAGACACCGGTTTACGACCTTCTCGGGGTGGGGTTCGGGCCGTCCAACCTCGCGCTGGCGATCGCGGTGACCGAGCACAACGCGCACGCCGCCGATGCCGAGGCCGTCACCGCGCACTTCCTCGAGCGCCAGCCGGAGTTCGGCTGGCACCGCGGCATGCTGATCGACGACGCCACCATGCAGGTGTCCTTCCTGAAGGATCTGGTGACCCTGCGCAACCCTGCCAGCGAGTTCAGCTTCCTGTGTTACCTGCAGAGCAAGGGCAGGCTGGTGGACTTCGTCAACCACAAGACCCTGTTCCCGCTGCGGGCGGAGTTCCACGACTACTTCCAGTGGGCCGCGGCCCGGCTGGACGACGAGGTCGCCTACGGCCATGAGGTGGTGGCGGTCCGGCCGGTGTACGGGCGCGACATCGGGGACGGCGCGAACGGCGGAGACGAGATCGTCTACTTCGACGTGGAGTCGCGCACCGGCGTCGGGATGCGTGAGACGGCGTTCTGGCGGGCACGCAACCTGGTGGTAGCCACCGGCCTGCGGCCGAACCTGCCGGAGGGGGTCACCCGCGGTGAGCGGATCTGGCACAACAGCGAGCTCCTGCACCGGGTGGACCATCTCGGGGAGCGCGAGCCGGTTCGGTTCGTGGTCGTCGGCGCGGGCCAGAGCGCCGCCGAGGTCACCGCCTTCCTGCACGGCAGGTTCGCCGGGGCCGAGGTGTGCTCGGTGTTCACCCGCTACGGCTACAGTCCTTCCGACGACAGCCCGTTCGCCAACCGGATCTTCGACCCGGACGCCGTGGACGCCTTCTACGCGGCACCCGAGGAGGTCAAGCAACGGCTGCTGGACTACCACGGCAACACCAACTACTCGGTGGTGGATCTGGACCTGATCGATGACCTGTACCGGCGGATGTACCAGGAGAAGGTGCTGGGCACGCAACGGTTGCGGCTGTTCAACGTCAGCCACCCGGTGCAGGTCACCGAAACGGCGAGCGGGGTGCGCGCCACCGTCGAATCGCTCACCACGGGGGAGCGTACCGAGCTGGACGCCGATGTCGTGGTGTACGCGACCGGGTACCGGCCCGACGACCCGCTGACGGAACTGGGCGAGCTCGGGCGGTACTGCCTGCGGGACGACCGGGGCAGGGCGCTGGTGGACCGGGACTACCGGGTGCACACCGCGCCCGGGGTGCGGCCCGGGGTCTACCTGCAGGGCGGGGGAACCGAGCACAGCCACGGCATCACATCGTCGTTGTTGTCCAACAACGCCGTGCGTGCCGGCGAGATCCTGCGGTCGATCACCGATCGGATCCCGTCGCGCGCCAAGGGGGTAACCCGGGTTCGTCCCCGGTACGCGGTCAGCGGCACCGCGTCCGGTTGA
- a CDS encoding methionyl-tRNA formyltransferase — protein MRIVMFGYQTWGYRTLRALLDSEHEVVLVVTHPQSDHAYERIWSDSVAELATENGVEVLLRNRPGDEEMMSRLKEADPDLIVANNWRTWIPPEIFNLPHRGTLNVHDSLLPAYAGFSPLIWALINGEEEVGVTAHMMNEELDAGAIVLQRAVPVGPRDTTTDLFHKTVDLLPSLVTEAVQLIASGRTDWVPQDRSRASFFHKRALEDSRIDWTWPAADIDRLVRAQSDPYPNAFTYHRGERLRIVRASVSAGRYGGTPGRIFIQEGEGVVIVAGADARFGRNHGLLVERVRTEDGTEHAATEYFRTMGGYLTNHPTPPAA, from the coding sequence GTGCGCATCGTCATGTTCGGTTACCAGACCTGGGGGTATCGAACCTTGCGGGCGCTGCTGGACTCCGAGCACGAGGTGGTCCTTGTGGTCACGCACCCCCAGTCGGACCACGCCTACGAGCGGATCTGGTCCGACTCGGTCGCCGAGCTCGCCACCGAGAACGGCGTCGAGGTGCTGCTGCGCAACCGCCCTGGGGACGAGGAGATGATGTCCCGGCTCAAGGAGGCCGATCCGGACCTCATCGTCGCGAACAACTGGCGCACCTGGATTCCGCCGGAGATCTTCAACCTTCCCCACCGGGGCACGCTGAACGTGCACGACTCGCTGCTGCCGGCCTATGCCGGGTTCTCCCCGCTGATCTGGGCGCTGATCAACGGGGAGGAAGAGGTCGGCGTGACCGCGCACATGATGAACGAGGAACTGGACGCGGGCGCGATCGTGCTGCAGCGTGCGGTCCCGGTCGGACCGCGGGACACCACCACCGACCTGTTCCACAAGACCGTCGACCTGCTCCCTTCCCTGGTCACCGAGGCGGTGCAGCTGATCGCCTCCGGCCGCACCGACTGGGTTCCGCAGGACCGTTCCCGGGCCAGCTTCTTCCACAAGCGGGCGCTCGAGGACAGCCGGATCGACTGGACCTGGCCCGCCGCCGACATCGACCGGCTCGTCCGCGCGCAGTCCGACCCCTACCCCAACGCGTTCACCTACCACCGGGGCGAGCGGCTGCGGATCGTGCGCGCCTCGGTGTCGGCCGGCCGCTACGGCGGCACCCCCGGCCGTATCTTCATCCAGGAGGGCGAGGGCGTGGTGATCGTGGCGGGCGCCGACGCGCGGTTCGGCCGCAACCACGGGCTGCTGGTCGAGCGGGTGCGCACCGAGGACGGCACGGAGCACGCCGCCACCGAGTACTTCCGTACGATGGGTGGCTATCTCACCAACCACCCCACACCTCCGGCCGCTTGA
- a CDS encoding carboxylate-amine ligase — protein sequence MADDALTLGVEEEFLLVDAEGRLSDLGPDIVGSESWPESGLQRELVRCQVETATPVCASIEELLAQVRKLRRQLTDRAVAREVRLMPSGTPVLPEPGAPPITPNRRYHRIARQFGAITDTAGTCSCHVHVGIPDRAAGIAVSNRMRGWLPVLLALTANSPFDGGRDTGYCSWRHVRWARWPSAGPPPVFSSVDHYDAVVHTLLHAGAVLDRGMVYWDIRLSDKQPTLEVRVADVPGTADEAALLAAMVRGLVTTALQDGAGPPRPGPEVLRAALWRAARDGLDGLGFDPRTASLRPMREQLARLTAYIRPALRDAGDLEFVTERLARLTTAGGGARRQRAAYAERRMLRDVVDMLARQANH from the coding sequence ATGGCGGATGACGCACTGACGCTCGGCGTCGAGGAGGAGTTCCTGCTCGTGGACGCCGAGGGCCGGCTTTCCGACCTCGGCCCGGACATCGTGGGGTCCGAGTCGTGGCCGGAGAGCGGGCTGCAGCGCGAGCTGGTCCGCTGCCAGGTGGAGACGGCGACCCCGGTCTGCGCCAGCATCGAGGAACTGCTCGCGCAGGTGCGCAAGCTGCGCAGGCAGCTGACCGACCGGGCGGTGGCACGCGAGGTGCGGCTGATGCCCAGCGGTACCCCCGTGCTGCCCGAGCCCGGTGCGCCCCCGATCACGCCGAACCGGCGCTACCACCGGATCGCGCGGCAGTTCGGCGCGATCACCGACACCGCCGGCACCTGCAGCTGCCATGTGCACGTCGGCATCCCGGACCGCGCCGCGGGAATCGCGGTCAGCAACCGGATGCGCGGCTGGCTGCCGGTGCTGCTGGCGCTCACGGCGAACTCACCGTTCGACGGTGGGCGGGACACCGGCTACTGCAGCTGGCGGCATGTGCGCTGGGCCCGCTGGCCCTCCGCAGGCCCGCCGCCGGTGTTCTCCTCCGTCGACCACTACGACGCCGTGGTGCACACGCTGCTGCATGCGGGCGCCGTGCTGGACCGCGGCATGGTGTACTGGGACATCCGGCTCTCCGACAAGCAGCCCACCCTGGAGGTGCGGGTCGCCGACGTCCCCGGCACTGCCGACGAGGCGGCACTGCTGGCCGCCATGGTGCGCGGCCTGGTGACCACCGCGTTGCAGGACGGGGCCGGGCCGCCGCGGCCCGGCCCCGAAGTACTGCGCGCCGCGCTCTGGCGAGCCGCGCGGGACGGGCTGGACGGCCTGGGTTTCGACCCGCGCACCGCGAGCCTGCGGCCGATGCGCGAGCAACTGGCCCGGCTCACCGCCTACATCCGCCCCGCGCTGCGGGATGCCGGTGACCTGGAGTTCGTCACCGAACGGCTGGCCCGGCTGACCACCGCCGGTGGCGGCGCCCGCAGGCAACGCGCCGCCTATGCCGAGCGCAGGATGCTGCGCGACGTGGTGGACATGCTGGCCCGCCAGGCCAACCACTGA
- a CDS encoding GmrSD restriction endonuclease domain-containing protein — translation MMHPPRRRWFTALATAAAALTAGALLAPPASATAPNIPHKSTAQAELNALTVAGEGSMSGYSREAFPHWNAVSGNCNVREEVLKRDGIDVRVGADCYPDSGRWYSPYDGVTVYSAADVDIDHVVPLAEAWRSGARYWSASKRENFANDLSYPQLRASSASSNRSKGDDDPTQWKPISSYHCTYSKMWIRSKYHWGLSVQAAEKSALQSMLNTC, via the coding sequence ATGATGCACCCACCCCGGCGCCGATGGTTCACCGCGCTGGCGACCGCCGCGGCGGCGCTGACCGCGGGCGCGTTGCTCGCTCCGCCCGCCTCGGCCACCGCGCCGAACATCCCGCACAAGTCCACCGCCCAGGCCGAGCTGAACGCCCTCACGGTGGCCGGCGAGGGTTCGATGAGCGGCTACTCGCGGGAGGCGTTCCCACACTGGAACGCCGTGTCCGGCAACTGCAACGTGCGCGAGGAGGTGCTCAAGCGCGACGGCATCGACGTCCGGGTGGGCGCGGACTGCTACCCGGACTCCGGCCGGTGGTACAGCCCCTACGACGGGGTGACCGTGTACTCGGCAGCGGACGTGGACATCGACCACGTGGTGCCGCTGGCCGAGGCGTGGCGCTCCGGCGCCCGGTACTGGAGCGCGAGCAAGCGGGAGAACTTCGCCAACGACCTTTCCTACCCGCAGCTGCGCGCTTCCAGCGCGAGTTCCAACCGCAGCAAGGGCGATGACGACCCCACACAGTGGAAGCCGATCTCGTCCTACCACTGCACCTACAGCAAGATGTGGATCCGCTCGAAGTACCACTGGGGGCTGAGCGTGCAGGCCGCGGAGAAGTCCGCCCTGCAGTCCATGCTGAACACCTGCTGA
- a CDS encoding AMP-dependent synthetase/ligase: protein MTNRTALPETFCAAFQDTTARWPEEVALRTPDGETSITWREYAERVADIAAGLAGLDVRHGDTVALMLTNRPEFHLADVGALHAGATPFSLYNTLAAEQVNYVLRDSGARVVICEQQFAPKVLAAVQDTAVEHVLCVDGSPEGTRPLAELEPDPGFDDEAARLAVRPEDTLTVIYTSGTTGPPKGVELTHANMLASVAATLAVLPAGQSDRIVSYLPDAHVANRWGAHYTSLCTGMQITTVADPKTMIAALPKVRPTFFGAVPQVWYRLKAAIEATLAAENSPAKRRLAGWAIEVGIRHARASAAGGVPAALRLRHRIADALVLSKVRTKLGLDRVRIAASGAAPIAPEALEFVLALGIPVCELWGMSETSGAATMNRPDAIRIGTVGQPVDGMRVRLAADGELLVRGPLVMKGYRNDPERTARTIDPDGWLHTGDIAEIDGQGYVRIIDRKKELIINAAGKNMSPANIENTVKVACPLVGVAAAIGDNRPYVVALIVLDAEAGAAYAAEHGLPDSSPATLAADPGVYAAVEAGIKAANDKLARVEQIKKFAIVPALWEPGGEELTPTMKLKRKPIAEKYGALIEELYATS from the coding sequence ATGACCAACCGCACCGCCCTTCCGGAGACCTTCTGCGCGGCCTTCCAGGACACCACGGCCCGGTGGCCGGAGGAGGTCGCACTGCGCACCCCCGACGGCGAAACCAGCATCACCTGGCGGGAGTACGCGGAGCGCGTGGCCGATATCGCCGCGGGGCTGGCGGGTCTCGACGTGCGGCACGGCGACACGGTCGCACTGATGCTCACCAACCGCCCGGAGTTCCACCTCGCCGACGTCGGCGCGCTGCACGCGGGCGCCACCCCGTTCTCGCTCTACAACACGCTGGCCGCGGAGCAGGTCAACTACGTGCTGCGCGACTCCGGCGCGCGGGTGGTGATCTGCGAGCAGCAGTTCGCGCCGAAGGTACTTGCCGCCGTCCAGGACACCGCAGTGGAACACGTGCTGTGCGTGGACGGCAGCCCGGAGGGCACCCGGCCGCTGGCGGAACTGGAACCCGATCCGGGTTTCGACGACGAGGCGGCCCGGCTGGCCGTGCGCCCGGAGGACACACTCACCGTCATCTACACCTCGGGCACCACCGGCCCGCCCAAGGGAGTGGAACTCACCCACGCGAACATGCTGGCCTCGGTCGCCGCCACGCTGGCGGTGCTGCCGGCAGGCCAGTCCGACCGGATCGTGTCCTACCTGCCGGACGCCCATGTGGCCAACCGCTGGGGCGCGCACTACACCAGCCTGTGCACCGGTATGCAGATCACCACGGTCGCCGACCCGAAGACCATGATCGCCGCGCTGCCGAAGGTGCGGCCGACCTTCTTCGGCGCGGTGCCGCAGGTGTGGTACCGGCTCAAGGCGGCCATCGAGGCCACGCTCGCCGCCGAGAACAGTCCGGCGAAACGCAGGCTGGCGGGCTGGGCCATCGAGGTGGGCATCCGGCACGCCAGGGCGAGCGCGGCTGGCGGGGTGCCCGCCGCGCTGCGCCTGCGGCACCGGATCGCGGACGCGCTGGTGCTGTCGAAGGTGCGCACGAAGCTGGGCCTGGACCGGGTGCGGATCGCCGCCTCGGGTGCGGCACCGATCGCCCCGGAGGCGCTGGAGTTCGTGCTCGCGCTGGGCATCCCGGTATGTGAGCTGTGGGGCATGTCGGAGACCTCCGGCGCGGCCACGATGAACCGGCCGGACGCGATCCGGATCGGCACGGTCGGCCAGCCCGTGGACGGGATGCGGGTCCGGCTCGCCGCGGACGGTGAACTGCTGGTGCGCGGGCCGCTGGTGATGAAGGGCTACCGCAACGACCCGGAACGCACCGCGCGGACCATCGACCCCGACGGCTGGCTGCACACCGGCGATATCGCGGAGATCGACGGACAGGGCTACGTGCGTATCATCGACCGCAAGAAGGAGCTCATCATCAACGCGGCCGGTAAGAACATGTCGCCTGCCAACATCGAGAACACGGTCAAGGTGGCCTGCCCCCTGGTCGGGGTCGCCGCCGCGATCGGGGACAACCGGCCCTACGTGGTCGCGCTGATCGTGCTCGACGCCGAAGCCGGGGCGGCGTACGCGGCCGAGCACGGCCTGCCGGACTCATCCCCCGCCACGCTCGCCGCCGATCCCGGGGTGTACGCAGCCGTCGAAGCCGGGATCAAGGCGGCCAACGACAAGCTGGCCAGGGTGGAACAGATCAAGAAGTTCGCCATCGTGCCCGCGCTGTGGGAGCCCGGCGGCGAGGAGCTCACCCCGACGATGAAGCTCAAGCGCAAGCCGATCGCCGAGAAGTACGGCGCGCTGATCGAGGAACTGTACGCGACGTCCTGA
- a CDS encoding alpha/beta hydrolase codes for MPEAPADTAAPSPATNEREPGSRLPRWWRLALLLVVVPLAVALGLVALGALVPELPVAGAIGTGLIGTFPLYAVLIAVLVVLLGTVLWSTGSRYGGGIGMTLGGFGTAAALIVLISQLSFAATQGVSISWWQLLTVPHQPAAQPDRTVRYATVGGVELKLSVWLPGRPATRPRPAVVWVHGGGFVAGHRDELPGVDRWLADRGYPVFDIDYRLAPPPRWRDASQDVACALAWVARHAAEYQVAPGRIALVGGSAGGSLSLNVAYGLADGEITSGCGGSPPTPAVAVGFYPAADIAGIYHDGGPFGYQHRVGNAYLGGSPEQFPGRYRAASATSRIRPGLMPTLLVTGAGDHLIEQGRVTGIADRLTAADVPHRTVVVPYGEHAFDISFGGVGGQISRQVLGQFLDRHLPAGNR; via the coding sequence GTGCCAGAGGCCCCTGCCGATACCGCGGCCCCGTCCCCCGCGACGAACGAGCGGGAACCCGGCTCCCGGCTGCCGCGGTGGTGGCGGCTGGCCCTGCTGCTGGTGGTGGTGCCACTGGCGGTGGCCCTGGGCCTGGTGGCGCTCGGCGCGCTGGTGCCGGAGCTGCCGGTGGCCGGCGCGATCGGCACCGGGCTGATCGGTACCTTCCCGCTCTATGCGGTGCTGATCGCCGTCCTGGTCGTCCTGCTCGGCACCGTGCTGTGGTCCACCGGCTCGCGTTACGGCGGCGGGATCGGCATGACACTGGGCGGTTTCGGCACGGCCGCCGCGCTGATCGTGCTGATCAGCCAGCTGAGTTTCGCCGCGACCCAGGGGGTGTCGATCTCCTGGTGGCAGTTGCTCACCGTGCCACACCAGCCCGCGGCGCAACCGGACCGGACGGTGCGCTACGCCACCGTCGGCGGGGTCGAGCTGAAGCTGAGCGTGTGGTTGCCGGGCCGGCCTGCGACGCGGCCCCGGCCAGCCGTGGTCTGGGTGCACGGGGGCGGGTTCGTCGCGGGGCACCGCGACGAACTGCCCGGAGTGGACCGCTGGCTGGCCGATCGCGGGTACCCGGTCTTCGACATCGACTACCGGCTGGCGCCGCCGCCGCGCTGGCGGGACGCCTCCCAGGACGTCGCCTGCGCCCTGGCCTGGGTCGCAAGGCACGCCGCCGAGTACCAGGTCGCGCCCGGCCGGATCGCGCTGGTCGGCGGTTCCGCAGGCGGCAGCCTCTCGCTGAACGTGGCCTACGGGCTGGCCGACGGTGAGATCACCAGCGGCTGCGGCGGGAGCCCGCCCACCCCCGCGGTGGCGGTCGGGTTCTACCCCGCCGCCGATATCGCAGGCATCTACCACGACGGCGGGCCGTTCGGTTACCAGCACCGGGTGGGCAACGCCTACCTCGGCGGCTCGCCGGAGCAGTTCCCCGGCCGGTACCGGGCGGCCTCGGCCACCAGCAGGATCCGGCCGGGGCTGATGCCGACATTGCTGGTGACCGGCGCCGGGGACCACCTGATCGAGCAGGGCAGGGTGACCGGGATCGCCGACCGGCTGACGGCCGCCGACGTTCCACATCGGACTGTCGTGGTGCCCTACGGGGAGCACGCTTTCGACATCTCCTTCGGTGGCGTCGGCGGCCAGATCAGCAGGCAGGTCCTCGGCCAGTTCCTCGACCGGCACCTGCCCGCCGGGAACCGGTGA
- a CDS encoding esterase/lipase family protein, giving the protein MRTRLRYLTPLVALVAAGTVAAAPAATAQQQAPAATAAAEVPPAQENPAPLGANDWSCKPTAKHPRPVILLHGFSAPSAGHWSAFSPYLKANGYCVFTITYGSIRLPIVDLVGGFKPIQYSARQLDMFVDKVRSATGSSTVDLVGHSEGGIMPRYYLKNLGGASKVDNFVAWAPPNHGTSLSGLYELAKQIPGFDEVLLPTVCEVCTQLVTGSPFIEELNSPTETVGDVHYTVLTSKYDVLVTPIETSYLDGPNVDNISVQDVNPKATPGHITMAFSPTVFAITNRALSRS; this is encoded by the coding sequence GTGCGTACTCGTCTGCGGTATCTGACCCCGCTGGTGGCCCTGGTCGCCGCCGGCACGGTCGCGGCGGCCCCAGCCGCGACGGCGCAGCAGCAAGCCCCCGCGGCCACGGCGGCCGCCGAGGTGCCGCCCGCGCAGGAGAACCCGGCCCCGCTCGGTGCCAACGACTGGTCCTGCAAGCCCACGGCGAAGCACCCGCGACCGGTGATCCTGCTGCACGGTTTCAGCGCCCCCTCCGCGGGACACTGGAGCGCTTTCTCGCCGTACCTGAAGGCGAACGGCTACTGCGTTTTCACCATCACCTACGGTTCGATCCGGTTGCCCATCGTCGACCTCGTCGGCGGTTTCAAGCCGATCCAGTACTCGGCGCGGCAACTCGACATGTTCGTGGACAAGGTCCGCTCGGCCACCGGGTCATCCACAGTGGACCTCGTCGGTCATTCCGAGGGCGGGATCATGCCCCGCTACTACCTGAAGAACCTCGGCGGCGCGAGCAAGGTGGACAACTTCGTGGCCTGGGCGCCGCCCAACCACGGCACCTCGCTGTCCGGACTGTACGAGCTGGCCAAGCAGATCCCCGGCTTCGACGAGGTGCTGCTGCCCACGGTGTGCGAGGTGTGCACCCAGCTGGTCACCGGATCGCCGTTCATCGAGGAGCTGAACAGTCCCACCGAGACGGTCGGCGACGTGCACTACACCGTGCTCACATCGAAGTACGACGTGCTGGTCACCCCGATCGAGACCAGCTACCTCGACGGTCCCAATGTGGACAACATCTCGGTACAGGACGTGAACCCGAAGGCGACCCCCGGGCACATCACCATGGCCTTCTCGCCCACGGTGTTCGCGATCACCAACCGGGCCCTCAGCCGCAGCTAG
- a CDS encoding TetR/AcrR family transcriptional regulator, protein MPQSLSPRTRSRPRRDALLEAAIEVIGEHGVAGTTHRAVTERAGVPLATASYYFSSIGELISEALRQFAAQRSETLSPPARADGAEPFRPAEVAEWAAERFIEVPKSTRLAFFEMVIGSARHQELAEPKQVALRSYYEAAQAGLAALDCPQDPERARALVALCLGFSLLRLADPQEDDRAQLGAALYQLFSGQGSAQE, encoded by the coding sequence ATGCCGCAATCGTTGAGCCCGCGCACCCGTTCCCGGCCCCGGCGAGACGCGCTGCTGGAGGCGGCGATCGAAGTCATCGGCGAGCACGGGGTGGCCGGTACCACCCACCGCGCCGTCACCGAACGGGCCGGCGTGCCGCTGGCCACCGCGAGCTACTACTTCTCCTCGATCGGGGAGCTGATCTCCGAGGCACTGCGCCAGTTCGCCGCGCAGCGGTCCGAGACACTGTCCCCGCCGGCCCGCGCGGACGGGGCCGAGCCGTTCCGGCCCGCCGAGGTGGCCGAATGGGCGGCGGAACGGTTCATCGAGGTGCCGAAGTCCACCCGGCTCGCGTTCTTCGAGATGGTGATCGGCTCGGCCCGGCACCAGGAACTGGCCGAACCCAAGCAGGTCGCGTTGCGCAGCTACTACGAGGCGGCGCAGGCCGGGCTGGCTGCGCTGGACTGCCCGCAGGACCCGGAACGGGCCCGCGCGCTGGTCGCGCTCTGCCTCGGGTTCAGCCTCCTGCGGCTCGCCGACCCGCAGGAGGACGACCGGGCGCAGCTCGGCGCCGCGCTGTACCAGCTGTTCAGCGGGCAGGGGTCAGCGCAGGAGTGA